attctttacttgccaatacttgcttagttacccagattaaagccgaaacaaaatgtatgaaaatggaccttgagctaccaccttaatttaAGTACCTAATTACTCGGGTGCTTACTTTGCATAATATAGGTTATTCTTTTTTTGCTATTACCAccttctataaattaaaatgtgggGCGAAATGTATCTAatcttaaaagtaaaataatgtcgactaacgatAATTGTGTGTGCCTTGACTGTCACTAGTGTAATGCCGCACCATTACTGTCTTACATTCATTACataaataggtaggtaggtactacTACATTTTTCACGCACTGAAGCCCCCATGCATTTTtttcagattaaaaatattacctttgtttacgtaaatattacgtgcctatatttaattcaaataaaacaattaatccAAATCAATGATAGGTTCATGCTAGTGTATGCACAAACCCAGTTATCTGTATAttcacaaaagaaaacaaattgaaattttctttcattaaatttatttagctacTGTGTTTCCtatgagtataaaatatatattatatataaatattaaagtgaacaataaaacatttcatagaaattatacatagatagtctaattataattcattcaaCAATAATTTTCCCTTTGGCTCACCAATAATTTCACCATTAACATATATTTGTTGTCCACGGAGATATGTTTCTCTGACTACTCCTTTGAGTATTTTACCCATGTACGGCGTTAGCTGAAAATTTACACATGTATAAAGATAGGTATGTCATAAATACAAACATGTCTGTGTTGTTAGTTACGATCTGAAATTTATGTGACAGGAAGAAtcgagtacaaaatatttactctcaacgaatataatatttcaatgaatGGACTAGCTGTAAAGTGGATTTTTCGAATCCAAGTTTTCTTCATAGAACTAATTAATGAAGCCACTAGATTACGGTGGATATCAACTAAATAATACGTATTTACGATTGTGGCTAAAatgataatacatttattacaatattaacggAGACGGCTACAaaacatgacaaaaaaaattatatggtaCATGTTTTCAGTacggtaattttattattatgtccgGAGATAAAACGTAACCAGTTCTTTAAAAATCAACCAAATCCTTAATAACTGCAATCATAACCGAATACTGCATGAAGTTTTTACTTCGGTGAAATACCTTATTTTTATGTCGTATCATGTCGCGTGTTACGAGGAACGTTGCTTCTGGATCAAAGAATACAAGATCCGCATCAAGTCCTGGCTTTATAGCGCCCTTGCGGTTCTGAAGAGCACAAAGATGTGCCGGCCCAGAGGACAAGTATTTACTTATCGAGATCAAATCAAGACTTCGAGCACTCGCAGCCGTCCAAAATAAAGAGAGACCTAAAATTTATTACGATACAGTAGATATTATACTCAAAGAAACTGCTTTTTCATTGATTTCTCTTACCAAACTGAACGGATGCTATTCCTCCCCAAGCTTTTAAATTGTCACTGCATTTCAGCTCAGGTGTACAAGGAGAGTGATCCGAAACGACTAGGTCCAATTTATCTTCTAGTAAATATTGCCAAAGCTTCtcctattaataattaaaagaaaaattaggAATGCAATCAAACTTATCTTTGAACAAATATAGAGTTAGAATGACACTAATGTTTTAGTAGCTCTACATAGAGCTCGTGAACTTTTACTGTTCGCATAATGAGTAAGTATATCTGCATGTGCAAATGGTCTAAAACGGTATTGAGTATAGATATTGGCATAGCAGTGGTTACCTCCGGGGACGAACCaatatttgacaatatttaaaaggaCAAAATTCCATATTTTAAAAGCTTATATGTAGCCTACGGCATAACAGCATGAGTTTGTAAACCTAAAGATGTTGAATCAACATGACAGATTGTTCATGATAACAATAGCATCAGCATGTACTTAGACATATCATAAACTTAACCGCGTAGTCATGTGCATGGAAATGTAAGTTTGGCAGCAaaacttgtttatttacttGTACACATGTACTATTAATATCACCCACCTTGTTCATTTCATCACGTATCGGAGGCGCACATTTATATTCACTGTGTCCCTTTGGTATATTTTCAGCTATAAGGTTCAAATAATGATGGCAAGTTTCGGCAGTTACACCACCGCGCCAAGCTTTACTTCCTTTTTCTAAACGTCTCTTTCTTGCATCAGATAACACGGGAACAACATCAGCAGAAGACACGTGGACGATATGTACTCTAACACTGCGGTAAATATTGcacatgaatttaaaaaaatcacattaagttgaataactttttttattcttattgaaGTGCCAAAtcgtaaaagtaataatatccTTTAAAATATCTCAAATGTCTCTGTATGCGCTTGATCGAGagttataaaaagaatttttatcgACCGaaaggtttaaattttttatttttatgcaagcTAAGTAGGTATTACGTGTTTTGCTACGGAAGTAAGAggagattaatttaaatatatttgtcactTACTCTGTTTTGTCTATAAAGTTGTTCATTATTAATGATACGGCATTCATCTCCATGCTCGGAGGTCTCGAATTTAGGTAACACGTATAATCCTCTggatctaaataaaattaccaatgaCGTGAAATCTGCatacattatttagtttcaaacttgggtgttaaataaataaaatgagtactaggGAATGCCATAATATGAGTTCACGCAGTGTTACTATACTAATCGAAATGTCCCTCAATCCAAAACTGACAATGTTTGACTCCATCACATAAAGATAATGTCGTTGTTCTGTACTCTTTTATTACTGTGTTCTTTCCTTACAAGTTTTCCTGAAGTTTTGTGCTGGCTTTTTTGTTTTGGTTACGATGACATCAAATCTTAACATATATGTACTTAATGTTAAAATACTGTGCGTAGATTCttcattttcaattattatattttgttaaagatGCAAGCTCGCGCGATTATCTGATATAGTGTTTTTTTCCGTCTATATTAGTAGGTATATCTACTGTAAGTATTTAGCATATGATGAATGATATATACCTCCTTTCTCTACATTTTCATTAG
This region of Manduca sexta isolate Smith_Timp_Sample1 unplaced genomic scaffold, JHU_Msex_v1.0 HiC_scaffold_2550, whole genome shotgun sequence genomic DNA includes:
- the LOC119192272 gene encoding allantoinase-like; protein product: MLDLKKTFSTLEGTGSLLAFHAELEDDKLKTNENVEKGDPEDYTCYLNSRPPSMEMNAVSLIMNNFIDKTDVRVHIVHVSSADVVPVLSDARKRRLEKGSKAWRGGVTAETCHHYLNLIAENIPKGHSEYKCAPPIRDEMNKEKLWQYLLEDKLDLVVSDHSPCTPELKCSDNLKAWGGIASVQFGLSLFWTAASARSLDLISISKYLSSGPAHLCALQNRKGAIKPGLDADLVFFDPEATFLVTRDMIRHKNKLTPYMGKILKGVVRETYLRGQQIYVNGEIIGEPKGKLLLNEL